Proteins encoded together in one Psychrobacter sp. 28M-43 window:
- the bioD gene encoding dethiobiotin synthase: protein MSVLFVSGIDTDIGKTYATGLLAKALMQQGLNVITQKLVQTGVSINPNNGEMNIADDIITHRQLMDISLQPCDLDFTTCTHRYKKPASPHLATKLLGETLDPDMITNATKRLQSEYELVLLEGAGGLLVPITENLLILDYIAEQGYPIVLVTSGRLGSINHTLLSLEAIKSRGLIVHSIIYNHIHDDAEQTDTEIANSTIEFLREYLDNHYPEAHWLQIPYLKDNLVGNIDTLPANFV, encoded by the coding sequence ATGAGTGTTCTATTTGTTTCTGGTATCGATACCGATATTGGTAAAACCTATGCTACTGGACTGCTTGCCAAAGCGCTTATGCAGCAAGGCTTAAATGTCATTACTCAAAAGTTAGTGCAAACGGGCGTATCGATTAATCCAAATAATGGTGAGATGAATATTGCTGATGATATCATTACTCATCGTCAACTTATGGACATTTCTTTACAGCCATGTGATCTCGATTTTACGACTTGTACTCATCGTTATAAGAAGCCAGCGTCTCCTCATCTGGCTACTAAATTATTAGGGGAAACACTTGATCCTGATATGATTACCAATGCTACTAAGCGCCTGCAATCTGAGTATGAGCTGGTACTACTAGAAGGTGCAGGTGGTTTGCTTGTGCCCATTACAGAGAATCTACTGATATTAGATTATATTGCCGAGCAAGGCTATCCTATTGTCTTGGTCACCTCTGGTCGATTGGGCAGCATCAATCACACTTTGCTGAGTTTAGAAGCTATAAAATCGCGAGGATTAATAGTACATAGCATAATTTATAATCATATTCATGATGATGCTGAGCAAACGGATACTGAAATCGCAAATAGTACTATTGAGTTTCTACGAGAATATTTGGACAATCATTATCCCGAAGCGCATTGGCTACAAATACCGTATCTAAAAGATAATCTGGTCGGTAATATTGACACACTACCAGCAAATTTTGTTTAG